From Myxococcus stipitatus, the proteins below share one genomic window:
- a CDS encoding SCP2 sterol-binding domain-containing protein, producing MPKFPSKEWLDEAVRLTNEDPECAVAGKGWKGDFGAVVEAEPGKLAKSFVVHIVPGDCRIEKARVLADPDDLDEIEPVYLARAPYTVWKQLLKGTLDPVEAVLKRRISMKGDLQPLIERMKYKGIADRVFLKLQTQYIDEP from the coding sequence ATGCCGAAGTTCCCGTCGAAGGAGTGGCTGGACGAAGCCGTCCGGCTCACGAACGAGGACCCCGAGTGCGCCGTCGCGGGGAAGGGCTGGAAGGGTGACTTCGGGGCGGTGGTGGAGGCCGAGCCGGGCAAGCTGGCGAAGTCCTTCGTCGTGCACATCGTCCCGGGGGACTGCCGCATCGAGAAGGCCCGCGTGCTCGCGGACCCGGACGACCTGGACGAAATCGAGCCCGTCTATCTCGCGCGCGCCCCGTACACCGTCTGGAAGCAGCTGCTGAAGGGGACGCTGGACCCCGTGGAGGCGGTGCTCAAGCGCCGCATCTCCATGAAGGGCGACCTGCAGCCCCTCATCGAACGCATGAAGTACAAGGGCATCGCCGACCGCGTCTTCCTCAAGCTCCAGACGCAGTACATCGACGAGCCATAG
- a CDS encoding Hsp70 family protein encodes MADRPRIVGIDLGTTNTLVASVRNRIPKIVPTDRGNLILPSVVALSSKGDLLVGGVAKDQMVTNPRNTLWGTKRLIGRKYHSKSVEDLRGAFPYDIVEGPNGDAAVMLGGKLYSLPQVSSFVLSQLKTIAEQFLGGPIDAAVISVPAYYNDNQRQAVKEAGRLAGFDVKRIVNEPTAAALAYGFNRGLDQKVLVYDLGGGTFDVSVLHLAGNVFEVLATGGDTFLGGADFDNRIMEYVLERFREETKVDLAENPIALQRIKNAAEAAKIDLTLIPNVVIDLPFIDERKGKPLDLRIPLTREFLNSLTGDLVDRTFDICDRVLEEKGISRSEIDEIILVGGQSRMPLVQQKIQAHFGKPPRKGVHPDECVALGAALLGDSLGSIDAVTLLDAVSMPIGYALPNGRVKRIIDKNSLIPMVKSFRLPPPRDPGSPFIELDIFQGDSDLMVDNEYLGTVRVPAAAAGRKIDFRLTEECLLQVTVEEANGMRKVDLATRDTPEQLKRALQEVAARNAQSLPASSAAGASDNGGLFSSIKSIFRRG; translated from the coding sequence ATGGCGGACAGACCTCGCATCGTCGGGATTGACCTGGGCACCACGAACACGCTGGTGGCGTCCGTGCGCAACCGCATCCCGAAGATCGTCCCCACGGACCGAGGCAACCTCATCCTGCCCTCCGTGGTGGCGTTGTCATCCAAGGGCGACCTGCTCGTCGGCGGCGTGGCCAAGGACCAGATGGTCACCAACCCCCGCAACACGCTGTGGGGGACCAAGCGCCTCATCGGCCGCAAATACCACTCGAAGTCGGTGGAGGACCTCAGGGGCGCCTTCCCCTACGACATCGTCGAGGGGCCCAACGGCGACGCCGCGGTGATGTTGGGCGGCAAGCTCTACTCGCTGCCCCAGGTCTCCAGCTTCGTGCTCTCGCAGCTGAAGACCATCGCCGAGCAGTTCCTGGGCGGCCCCATCGACGCGGCCGTCATCTCCGTCCCGGCCTACTACAACGACAACCAGCGCCAGGCAGTGAAGGAGGCCGGGCGGCTTGCGGGCTTCGACGTCAAGCGCATCGTCAACGAGCCCACCGCGGCGGCGCTGGCCTACGGCTTCAACCGCGGCCTGGACCAGAAGGTCCTCGTCTACGACCTGGGCGGCGGCACCTTCGACGTCTCCGTGCTCCACCTCGCCGGCAACGTCTTCGAGGTCCTCGCCACCGGCGGCGACACCTTCCTGGGCGGCGCGGACTTCGACAACCGCATCATGGAGTACGTGCTGGAGCGCTTCCGGGAGGAGACCAAGGTCGACCTCGCCGAGAACCCCATCGCGCTCCAGCGCATCAAGAACGCCGCCGAGGCGGCGAAGATCGACCTCACGCTCATCCCCAACGTCGTCATCGACCTGCCCTTCATCGACGAGCGCAAGGGCAAGCCGCTCGACCTGCGCATCCCGCTGACGCGCGAGTTCCTCAACAGCCTCACCGGCGACCTGGTCGACCGCACCTTCGACATCTGCGACCGCGTGCTGGAGGAGAAGGGCATCTCCCGCTCGGAGATCGACGAGATCATCCTGGTCGGCGGCCAGAGCCGCATGCCGCTCGTGCAGCAGAAGATTCAAGCGCACTTCGGCAAGCCGCCCAGGAAGGGCGTCCACCCGGACGAGTGCGTCGCGCTGGGCGCGGCGCTCCTGGGTGACTCGCTGGGCAGCATCGACGCGGTGACGCTGCTGGACGCGGTGTCCATGCCCATTGGCTACGCGCTGCCCAATGGCCGCGTGAAGCGCATCATCGACAAGAACTCGCTCATCCCCATGGTGAAGAGCTTCCGGCTGCCCCCTCCCAGGGATCCGGGCTCGCCCTTCATCGAACTGGACATCTTCCAGGGCGACAGCGACCTGATGGTGGACAACGAGTACCTGGGCACGGTGCGCGTCCCCGCCGCCGCCGCCGGCCGGAAGATCGACTTCCGGCTGACCGAGGAGTGTCTGCTCCAGGTCACGGTGGAAGAGGCCAACGGCATGCGGAAGGTCGACCTGGCCACCCGCGACACGCCGGAGCAGCTCAAGCGCGCTCTCCAGGAAGTGGCCGCCCGCAACGCGCAGTCCCTGCCCGCCTCGAGCGCGGCGGGGGCGAGCGACAACGGGGGCCTCTTCTCCAGCATCAAGAGCATCTTCCGCAGAGGGTAG
- a CDS encoding ATP-dependent helicase encodes MARQPSSLRLDEPPAAPQRIDYAALLNEEQLQAVEAADGPVLVIAGAGSGKTRTLTFRVARLLERGVPPEGILLLTFTNKAAREMTRRVVELAGGVADVRLILGGTFHHAAHVLLRQHAGALGYSDRFTVLDREDARDLMVTCLAERKLQSDKRFPRPDVVLELVSLATNLQQPLSQVLVERRPQLLPLTPEILATATRYRQRKAQLHLMDFDDLLLNLKRLLTERADVRDALTARFQHLLVDEYQDTNRLQGDVVDLLAGARRNLTVVGDDCQAIYGFRGADFSNIIDFPQRYPDCARFTLTRNYRSTPGILALANASIAHNTRQFPKALVAERPPGARPTRVSTLDAAEQAVHVARRIIDLREQGLSLDAMAVLYRAHSHSLELQLELARRGIAFRVRSGVRFFEQRHVKDVLAHLRLVNNPADELAFKRVVRAVPGVGATTAEHLWTSLRALREGLPLAEGLIRKEVQEHLSRRSRPAFERFARLMARLSAPERLRAPGALIEDVLDGGYAERLALESSPEDGAGDDLRQLAEFARRFEDLPRFLSEISLVAEFAAEEALGATPSDGVLTLSTVHQAKGLEWSAVFVLWLVDGRFPLSQAARSEEEEEEERRLFYVAATRARDTLSLVHPLSVLPREGERILLRPSRFLEELPGGEEAPYDRVVLATVAPEPPRPPVGPRGPGTPGAEEG; translated from the coding sequence ATGGCCCGCCAGCCCTCCTCGCTGCGCCTCGACGAACCGCCGGCCGCCCCCCAGCGCATCGACTACGCCGCGCTCCTCAACGAGGAGCAGCTCCAGGCGGTCGAGGCGGCGGACGGGCCCGTCCTCGTCATCGCGGGCGCCGGCTCCGGGAAGACGCGCACCCTGACCTTCCGCGTGGCGCGCCTGCTCGAGCGCGGCGTGCCCCCGGAGGGCATCCTCCTGCTGACGTTCACCAACAAGGCCGCGCGGGAGATGACGCGGCGGGTGGTGGAGCTGGCGGGGGGCGTCGCGGACGTGCGCCTCATCCTCGGCGGGACGTTCCACCACGCGGCCCACGTCCTGCTGCGCCAGCACGCGGGCGCGCTCGGCTATTCGGACCGCTTCACCGTGCTGGACCGCGAGGACGCGCGCGACCTGATGGTGACGTGCCTGGCCGAACGCAAGCTCCAGAGCGACAAGCGCTTTCCCCGGCCCGACGTGGTGCTGGAGCTCGTCTCGCTCGCCACCAACCTCCAGCAGCCGCTGTCCCAGGTCCTGGTGGAGCGCCGCCCCCAGCTGCTGCCGCTGACGCCGGAGATCCTCGCCACCGCCACGCGCTACCGGCAGCGCAAGGCGCAGCTGCACCTGATGGACTTCGATGACCTGCTGCTCAACCTGAAGCGGCTGCTCACCGAACGCGCGGACGTCCGCGACGCGCTCACCGCGCGCTTCCAGCACCTGCTCGTGGACGAGTACCAGGACACCAACCGCCTCCAGGGCGACGTGGTGGACCTGCTCGCGGGCGCGCGCCGCAACCTGACGGTGGTGGGGGACGACTGCCAGGCCATCTACGGCTTCCGGGGCGCGGACTTCTCCAACATCATCGACTTCCCCCAGCGCTACCCGGACTGCGCCCGCTTCACGCTGACCCGCAACTACCGGTCCACGCCCGGCATCCTCGCGCTGGCCAACGCCTCCATCGCCCACAACACGCGCCAGTTCCCCAAGGCCCTGGTGGCCGAGCGCCCCCCCGGGGCCCGCCCCACGCGCGTCTCCACCCTGGACGCCGCCGAGCAGGCCGTCCACGTGGCGCGCCGCATCATCGACCTGCGGGAGCAGGGCCTGTCCCTGGACGCCATGGCGGTGCTGTACCGGGCCCACAGCCATTCGCTGGAGCTCCAATTGGAGCTGGCGCGGCGGGGCATCGCCTTCCGGGTCCGCTCGGGCGTGCGCTTCTTCGAGCAGCGCCATGTCAAGGACGTGCTCGCCCACCTGCGCCTGGTGAACAATCCCGCGGACGAGCTCGCCTTCAAGCGGGTGGTGCGCGCGGTGCCCGGGGTGGGGGCCACCACGGCCGAGCACCTGTGGACGTCGCTGCGCGCGCTCCGGGAGGGGCTGCCCCTGGCGGAGGGGTTGATCCGCAAGGAGGTCCAGGAGCACCTGTCGCGCCGCTCCCGCCCCGCCTTCGAGCGCTTCGCCCGGCTGATGGCGCGCCTGTCGGCCCCGGAGCGGCTGCGGGCCCCCGGCGCCCTCATCGAGGACGTGCTGGACGGCGGGTACGCCGAGCGCCTCGCCCTGGAGTCCTCGCCCGAGGACGGCGCCGGCGACGACCTGCGCCAGCTCGCCGAGTTCGCCCGCCGGTTCGAGGACCTGCCCCGCTTCCTGTCGGAGATTTCGCTGGTGGCGGAGTTCGCCGCCGAGGAGGCGCTGGGCGCCACCCCCTCCGACGGCGTCCTCACCCTGTCCACCGTCCACCAGGCCAAGGGGCTCGAGTGGAGCGCCGTCTTCGTGTTGTGGCTGGTGGACGGGCGCTTCCCGTTGTCCCAGGCCGCCCGGTCGGAGGAGGAGGAGGAGGAGGAGCGGCGCCTGTTCTACGTGGCCGCCACCCGGGCGCGGGACACGTTGAGCCTGGTTCACCCCCTGTCCGTGCTGCCGCGCGAGGGGGAGCGGATCCTCCTGAGGCCCTCCCGGTTCCTGGAGGAGCTGCCCGGGGGGGAGGAGGCTCCCTATGATCGGGTCGTCCTGGCCACCGTGGCGCCGGAGCCCCCGAGACCCCCGGTGGGGCCGCGGGGTCCCGGTACGCCCGGAGCGGAAGAGGGCTGA
- a CDS encoding HEAT repeat domain-containing protein, protein MASLRRALAVLLLATGCMPSPYERAAKVDTVEAYRAFLRDYPTHPDTDSAEARVEELEFGEAKRLHTVIAYKRFLEAYPDGPHSRTARTLLEGLRFNAAKEADTEAAWRQFLQEHPDGAQKDEAKRLMAEAQTRELATTQDPQRLAEYLRERPDDPRRMEVETRLDGQAFERARAEGAAKLFAYLKDFPAGTHREEARVLLLELEVEGLLVSGLVDEAEARVKGHPLGAKLTGFPARLARARAERAALARPEPLAQAAHVGHYLRDVEDLRRALLAPDALDRWQAAEELGQHVSVRVLDPLLDALRAARNPLIRQNALESLRTVLAALPRPVAEYEVASRLDALRERASSAEMYLTVAVLLDLSGQLPQASTEYQRAFDAGVPDPVVLRRWVDIRESRKQPFSAAVAARQLAMWALTVAREETVSEEGRVPLASARQLCAAVVNARFAAEAIARARAASTEFPEDLAEFERRAEEARRLAEARLADAELLLREHNPGARTCADRAVSERLEGAVKERSKALETVGAKLPQVGRLLLELAMQRDPSPQVRQVASSRLTALAPVP, encoded by the coding sequence ATGGCGTCCCTTCGTCGAGCCCTCGCCGTCCTCCTGCTGGCCACCGGCTGCATGCCGTCTCCGTACGAGCGGGCCGCCAAGGTCGATACCGTGGAGGCGTACCGCGCGTTCCTTCGTGACTACCCCACGCACCCGGACACGGACTCCGCGGAGGCGCGCGTGGAGGAGCTGGAGTTCGGGGAGGCGAAGCGGCTGCACACGGTGATTGCCTACAAGCGCTTCCTGGAGGCGTACCCGGACGGGCCTCACAGCCGCACGGCGAGGACGCTGCTGGAGGGCTTGCGCTTCAACGCGGCGAAGGAGGCGGACACGGAGGCCGCCTGGCGCCAGTTCCTCCAGGAGCACCCGGACGGGGCCCAGAAGGACGAGGCGAAGCGGCTGATGGCGGAGGCCCAGACGCGGGAGCTGGCCACGACGCAGGACCCCCAGCGGCTGGCGGAGTACCTGCGCGAGCGGCCGGATGATCCGCGGCGCATGGAGGTGGAGACGCGGCTGGATGGCCAGGCGTTCGAGCGCGCCAGGGCCGAGGGCGCGGCGAAGCTCTTCGCGTACCTCAAGGACTTCCCGGCGGGCACGCACCGCGAGGAGGCCCGCGTGCTCCTGCTGGAGCTGGAGGTCGAGGGGCTGCTCGTCTCCGGGTTGGTGGACGAGGCCGAGGCGCGCGTGAAGGGGCATCCGCTGGGCGCGAAGCTCACGGGCTTCCCGGCGCGGCTGGCCCGGGCCCGGGCGGAGCGCGCCGCGCTGGCCCGGCCGGAGCCGCTCGCGCAGGCGGCGCACGTGGGGCACTACCTGCGGGATGTCGAGGACCTGCGCCGGGCGCTGCTCGCGCCGGACGCGTTGGACCGGTGGCAGGCGGCGGAGGAGCTGGGCCAGCACGTGTCCGTGCGGGTGTTGGACCCGCTGCTGGACGCGCTGCGCGCGGCGCGCAACCCGTTGATCCGCCAGAACGCGCTGGAGTCGCTGCGCACGGTGCTGGCCGCGCTGCCCCGCCCGGTGGCGGAGTACGAAGTCGCCTCTCGGCTGGACGCCCTGCGCGAGCGCGCCAGCAGCGCGGAGATGTACCTGACGGTGGCGGTGCTCCTGGACCTGTCGGGCCAGCTCCCGCAGGCGTCGACCGAATACCAGCGCGCCTTCGACGCGGGCGTGCCGGACCCGGTGGTGCTGCGCCGCTGGGTGGACATCCGCGAGTCGCGCAAGCAGCCGTTCTCCGCGGCCGTCGCCGCCCGGCAGCTCGCCATGTGGGCGCTCACCGTGGCGCGCGAGGAGACCGTGTCGGAGGAGGGGAGGGTGCCGCTGGCGTCCGCCCGGCAGCTGTGCGCGGCGGTCGTCAACGCCCGCTTCGCGGCGGAGGCCATCGCCCGCGCCCGCGCCGCCTCCACGGAGTTCCCCGAGGACCTCGCCGAGTTCGAGCGACGCGCCGAGGAGGCCCGGCGCCTGGCCGAGGCCCGACTCGCGGACGCGGAGCTCTTGCTGCGCGAGCACAACCCGGGGGCGCGCACCTGCGCGGACCGGGCCGTCAGCGAGCGCCTGGAGGGCGCGGTGAAGGAGCGCTCCAAGGCGCTGGAGACCGTGGGCGCGAAGCTGCCGCAGGTGGGGCGGCTGCTCCTGGAGCTGGCGATGCAGCGCGACCCGTCCCCCCAGGTGAGGCAGGTCGCCTCGAGCCGGCTCACCGCGCTCGCGCCCGTGCCCTGA
- a CDS encoding CHAP domain-containing protein, whose protein sequence is MRLTMLVGILAVLATGCATPSGRLEPWLDSYTVRYRSASPPAFPRESLSSPPVVARAEPSAKKAPAKATAKATPRAGSKATKGAATAPVTRAVATSPSDKRGTVLTTARALVGKPRVVLGGRDYPADCTGLIEGVYAQAGVTFKGTLKPGDNGVTALYRFAQAHGRVYTDGRPAPGDLVFFHETYDQNRDGRRNDGLTHVGIVDDVDDQGTVTVIHRVSRGVVRYRMNLARPHLPRDPKTGEVLNDLLRRPGPNKDPVLTGQLFAAFGSVLPRAAPPKKPAPVPVALR, encoded by the coding sequence ATGCGGTTGACCATGCTGGTGGGAATCCTCGCGGTGCTGGCGACGGGGTGTGCCACACCGTCCGGACGCCTGGAGCCCTGGCTGGACTCGTACACGGTGCGCTACCGCTCCGCGTCGCCCCCGGCCTTCCCGCGCGAGTCGCTGTCCAGCCCGCCAGTGGTGGCCCGCGCGGAGCCCTCGGCGAAGAAGGCTCCGGCGAAGGCGACGGCGAAAGCCACGCCCCGCGCCGGGAGCAAGGCGACGAAGGGCGCGGCCACGGCGCCGGTGACGCGGGCGGTGGCGACGAGCCCGTCGGACAAGCGCGGCACGGTGCTGACCACCGCGCGCGCGTTGGTGGGCAAGCCCCGGGTCGTGCTCGGCGGGCGCGACTATCCGGCGGACTGCACCGGCCTCATCGAGGGCGTCTATGCCCAGGCGGGCGTCACCTTCAAGGGCACGCTCAAGCCCGGGGACAACGGCGTCACCGCCCTCTACCGCTTCGCCCAGGCCCATGGCCGCGTCTACACGGACGGCCGCCCGGCGCCGGGAGACCTCGTGTTCTTCCACGAGACGTACGACCAGAACAGGGACGGCCGGCGCAATGACGGCCTCACCCACGTGGGCATCGTCGACGACGTGGACGACCAGGGCACCGTCACCGTCATCCACCGGGTGAGCCGGGGCGTGGTGCGCTATCGCATGAACCTCGCCCGCCCCCACCTGCCGAGGGATCCGAAGACGGGCGAGGTGCTCAACGACCTGCTGCGCCGCCCCGGCCCCAACAAGGATCCGGTGCTCACCGGCCAGCTCTTCGCCGCCTTCGGCAGCGTGCTGCCCCGCGCCGCTCCTCCGAAGAAGCCCGCGCCCGTGCCGGTGGCGCTGCGTTAG
- a CDS encoding glycosyltransferase family 2 protein has protein sequence MAEVFFWCAALLLAHTYFLYPLSLFALDGVAQVARNVRGMRGGGEGRRSGHAQVARPPVSLVVAAYNEASCIEQKLENSLALAYPADRFEVLIGSDGSSDGTDEKVRACPDARVRLSPAPRAGKTTVLNRCIPVAKGDIVVLSDANTMIEPDAIEKLVRHFEDPEVGAVCGKLRLYNPTKQDYEESAYWSYESLIKLYEGRRGAVVGANGGLYAIRRMLFTQLPPSTIVDDFVIPLRILEKGYKVVYEEEAVAHEETTEDYDKEFGRRARIAAGNFQSLRMVPGLLLPTAGFPAFAFWSHKLLRWCAPALMGLALVSNVFLLDSVFYRFTLLGQALFYALAYLGKVGALKRGTAKRAASVAYYFVTMNLAIVVGFWRFLRNSQRAAWDRTARAS, from the coding sequence ATGGCGGAGGTCTTCTTCTGGTGCGCGGCGCTGCTGCTGGCACATACGTATTTTCTCTACCCCCTGAGCCTGTTCGCGCTGGACGGCGTGGCGCAGGTGGCGCGGAACGTCCGCGGGATGCGCGGCGGGGGTGAGGGCAGGCGGTCGGGGCATGCGCAGGTGGCGCGTCCCCCGGTCAGCCTGGTGGTGGCCGCCTACAACGAGGCGTCCTGTATCGAGCAGAAGCTGGAGAACAGCCTCGCGCTCGCGTATCCGGCGGACCGCTTCGAGGTGTTGATCGGCTCGGATGGTTCCTCGGATGGCACGGACGAGAAGGTCCGCGCATGTCCGGACGCACGGGTGCGTCTGTCTCCGGCGCCGCGCGCGGGCAAGACGACGGTGCTCAACCGCTGCATCCCCGTGGCGAAGGGCGACATCGTGGTCCTGTCGGACGCGAACACGATGATCGAACCGGACGCCATCGAGAAGCTGGTGCGTCACTTCGAGGACCCGGAGGTGGGCGCGGTCTGCGGCAAGCTGCGCCTCTACAATCCGACGAAGCAGGACTACGAGGAGAGCGCCTACTGGAGCTACGAGTCGCTCATCAAGCTGTACGAGGGGCGGCGCGGCGCGGTGGTGGGGGCCAACGGCGGGCTGTACGCCATCCGGCGCATGCTCTTCACGCAGCTGCCCCCGTCGACCATCGTCGACGACTTCGTGATTCCGCTGCGCATCCTCGAGAAGGGCTACAAGGTCGTCTACGAGGAGGAGGCCGTCGCGCACGAGGAGACGACGGAGGACTACGACAAGGAGTTCGGCCGGCGCGCGCGCATCGCCGCGGGCAACTTCCAGAGCCTGCGCATGGTGCCGGGGTTGCTGCTGCCCACCGCGGGCTTCCCCGCCTTCGCCTTCTGGTCCCACAAGCTGCTGCGCTGGTGCGCGCCCGCGCTGATGGGGCTCGCGCTGGTGTCCAACGTGTTCCTGCTCGACAGCGTCTTCTACCGCTTCACGTTGCTGGGCCAGGCCCTGTTCTACGCCCTGGCGTACCTGGGCAAGGTGGGCGCGCTGAAGCGGGGCACGGCCAAGCGCGCGGCCTCGGTGGCGTACTACTTCGTCACCATGAACCTGGCCATCGTCGTGGGCTTCTGGCGCTTCCTGCGCAACTCGCAGCGCGCCGCGTGGGATCGCACGGCGCGGGCGTCCTGA